Proteins from one Syngnathus scovelli strain Florida chromosome 17, RoL_Ssco_1.2, whole genome shotgun sequence genomic window:
- the blvra gene encoding biliverdin reductase A has product MTFGAVVVGIGTAGWVRIRDILSSLPGSSAEKFTVQGFVSRRTLDSQQGVSQIPIEEALSREDIDVAFICTENASHEDGVRTFLQAGKHVCVEYPMTLNYKAAVELWNLAQEKGVILHEEHIELFSEDFKWLKTEVKGKTLQEGTLHFTGGVLKPGFGFLSFSGIARLTWLVVLFGELSVTAATMEQDLGTNYSKMTAKMLTADKKPLTWIEERAPGLPRAKNINFQFESGQLIEIPPTPRGAVGLFMQDLIHFSSKLMGQISPDDLQKEKTRVLHCLELAEKIQQLSQR; this is encoded by the exons ATGACGTTTGGAGCTGTGGTGGTGGGCATCGGGACAGCAGGTTGGGTGAGGATCAGAGACATCTTATCTTCCCTGCCGGGCAGTTCTGCTGAGAAATTCACTGTCCAAGGATTCGTCTCTAG GAGAACTCTGGACAGTCAGCAAGGAGTGAGTCAGATTCCAATCGAAGAGGCTCTGAGCAGAGAAGACATTGACGTGGCGTTCATCTGCACAGAGAATGCATCACATGAGGATGGTGTCAG AACTTTTTTGCAGGCAGGGAAACATGTTTGTGTGGAGTATCCCATGACGCTAAACTACAAAGCTGCTGTTGAACTCTGGAATTTGGCGCAGGAGAAAG GGGTGATTCTTCACGAGGAGCACATAGAACTTTTTTCAGAAGATTTCAAATGGCTGAAGACAGAGGTCAAAGGAAAAACTTTGCAGGAGGGAACGCTTCATTTTACAG gtGGAGTTCTGAAGCCAGGATTTGGTTTTCTTTCATTTAGTGGCATCGCTCGTCTTACCTGGTTGGTTGTGTTGTTTGGGGAGCTCTCTGTAACTGCAGCAACCATGGAACAAGACTTGGGCACTAACTACAGCAAGATGACTGCAAAAATGCTAACTGCTGACAAAAA ACCTTTGACTTGGATTGAGGAACGAGCACCAGGCCTCCCAAGAGCCAAGAATATCAACTTTCAATTTGAGTCCGGACAACTGATTGAAATCCCTCCAACACCCAGAGGGGCAGTGGGTCTTTtcatgcaagatctgatccACTTCTCCTCCAAGCTAATGGGGCAAATAAGCCCAGATGATCTCCAGAAAGAGAAAACTAGAGTCCTTCACTGCTTAGAATTAGCTGAGAAAATACAGCAACTTAGCCAGAGATAA